The nucleotide sequence ttccccttcagaTTTGAGTTATTCTTCTCTTTTCCAAACTGGTGTGGGGAATTAGGGTTTGGATCTTCTTTTGATCGGTTCTTTTCTATTTATACCGAATCTTTCTCTTCCCCTTCTtcatgcgagttagggttagggtttagttgAATCCTATTTGTGTTTTCTTTTGGTTTGATTCGAGATCTCCAATTCGGGTTTTCTTTTGGTTTGATTCGAGATCTGCGAGATTAtccccttcccctcttccccttcttttcttttgaaTCTGCTTCTTTCTACGGATTCAACCGATTGAGGTACTAGGGTTATGGTTTCGGGATTTgcacttttcttttgatttttttttctttttggagtTCATACGAATCgcttcccttccccttcttcattcgagttagggttagggttcggttgaaccttttcttttgattttttttcacgGTTTTGATTTCGATTGGGATGAGGATGGGTTAGTTCATCCGAATCGTGTTCACTGTTGTTCTTCCCCTTCACCCAGTTAGCGTTAGGGTTGGGGAACCACtgttcttcttttcttttactccttttctcagatccgaactaGATCTGTTCTGTTCTTGCCGTGCGCCGGTGAGAACGGCGGTGCGACATCTTTTCCCTACgcagtggcggtggtgaccggggttccagtgacgtccgccacccccggtcccttttctctttgcttttacccggttagggttagggttacacactggcaacctcgctctgataccattgtgaGAATCGTGGTGTACCTttctgtgtaaccgtagatccgggtAAGGCTCCTCGCCTTAGCGTAGTTGGGCCGCAACAACGTAGACGCCAAGTTCGTCCTGGATGTCGCCTCGTGGACGTCGGTGCTCGACACGGTGGTGAGGAGGCGAGGTGGCGATCCAGTGGACCGGTGGAGACCCTGCAGAGGCGATGACGGTGtggtggggcatcccgtcgctggcagcacactgtagatcggattagggtttctatcggtGGGATCATGGCGGCTCAGACCAACCTCGTGACTCGAGTCGTGATCCCCACCTAtctttatatgtgctgtgcgacagaggCCCACCAacctattagggttgggcgcccccgatcaggacgcagaGGCAACTGCTTTAACAGCTTCATTATTTTGACTCCATTTGTTCAGTAAACATACTGTTCTCCCAATTTGCCTAAACCCCGACTCTGTCCTGAAGTTCTTACACTCTTGGTGATGAGTTCATTCGttcctgttcgtttgaacttatcagccgtagaacagtatttttctctcgcaacaaatcagttTCAGACGGAGCCAAACAGtctggaaccgatcggttccttGGGTTCGCTAATGTGTATTTTGCAAGATTTGTTGCAAGCTACATGCTCGACGCTTAGAAAGTCACGACTTTAATTTAGGTTCCACTTCCGCATCACCAAGACTGTAGTAGCAGCTCATTCTCCTTTACACGGAGGGAGtaacgccttgtttagttccaccctaaattttcaaaaagtgctacagtacctattacatcgaatgtttgcggcccgtgcatggagcattaaatgtagacggaaaaaagctaattacacagtttggtgggaaattgcgaaacgaacgttttgagcctaattagtccatgattaaacactaattgccaaataaaaacgaaagtgctacagtagcccaaattccaacttcctaaaactaaacacgcgcttaacTTTTTTTTTGTCGATAGTCGATACAGTTGCCGGAGTTCACTTCTCACCGCACCGGCTTCAGCCTTCCCCTTCCACTGCCTACTGTAGCTCGGTCCAGAAGAGCTGCGGCCTGCGCACCCGTGACGTCAGCGCGCAATACCTGCCGTTCGATGCACCCATCGTACTTCCGATCCGACGGCTACTTCTATTCTATCCAAGCACCAGCCATCAGCGTGACTTTTTTTTTCCCCTTCTTCCGGAAGAAGGCGCGACGCCATCGAACCGCCTCTCCCCGTGTCCTGTACCATTGCCCCTCCCCTCATTTCAGCCCCCACCTCGAACACTCGAACGCTCGAATCAATCAATTTCCTCCTCGCCTTCGTCCCGCACGCTTGTCGTCCAACCGCTCCCACAGATCGaggccgggaggaggaggaggaggtggtgggtaGGGTCGCCGTCGCTCCGAGTCTGCGATGGCGAGGGCGAAGCTGACCCCGAAcgccgtggcggcggcgatggcgggaGACACCAACCTCAAGCCGGTGGTGCAGGTCGTCGACCTCCGGAGCATCGCGGTCACTGGGGGCTCCAGGCTCAGGTTCCGCGCCATCATCTCCGATGGCGTCGCCACGGGGCACGCGCTCTTCGCCTCGCAGCTCTTCGACCTCGCGCGCTCCGGCGTCGTCCGCCGCGGCTCGGTCGTGCAGCTTCTCGACTACATCGTCAACGACGTCGGCTCCAACTGGAACAGAAAGTATATCTCCCCTCAGGCCTGCGAGGCATAAGAAATTGGGTCCAATTTGTTCGGTACCTGCGATTATGTGCTTGTTAGTTCCATCTGGTTGGTGCGTGAGAGTTGCATTCCGTTTGATTGGCTGTTGGCTTATGGCTTGGCCTGCAGTTCGAATTGCCAGCGTATGTATTCATGCATTCCGTTAATGTTTGGTTCAGTGGATCTGTTTGCTCCATCATTTTAATTGGTCCTCATGAACGGTGTTGCTGATTGAATTGAGTCTATACTTGCCTCTTATTTTTTTTGTCAGAATAGACTAAACCATCATAGTAGTTATGTTCAAGTTGGTGCTCACCAGCCATGAATGGACCAGAATTTTCTTCTTCATGATGAAATCGTAGCATGTCTATGGTTTGGTATCTAGCTGTCCAGCTGTTGTCTTATCAGCCacatacagtgtttttctctcccaacaaatcagccggcttatcagccgtagAAATTTGGGATAATGGTTATGTTTCTAACCAAATTGGCGCTCACCAGCCATGAATCAATTAGAAATTTCTTGATGATAAAAAAGCTAGCATCTCTGTGCTCCGGTATCTGGCCTTGCGACTAATGGTCAGTGACCACTTATGTCCATTTGAATGGTGAGGCATTCCTGTATGCAGTTTTAATGCCTTCGTTTTGTTATGAATTGAATATTTGCTAGGCAGCTGTCATGTTTGGAGTCAGTTAGGTTCTAGTTTGTTGATCGTATCATGTGATGGGATTTGATCATTGTACTTTACTTCTTGTGCTGTGGTTATGCACGGATTTTCAGGTTTCTATTTGCTCTTCTGATAAGCTGATTGTTATCACAGGGCTATTGTTATTCTGAACATGGAGGTTCTTGCTGCAGAGTGTGAGATTATTGGAAATCCAGCACTACCTCCTGATTCTGGAGATTCTAATTCCATGAGAGAAGACCAGTTTAATGGAGCACCTCAAAATGGTTCAATGGCAGGGAGTGCTTTGAACAAAGTGGCAAGGCCCTCTGACAATGCTCAAGTAATCCAGAGATCGATGGCAGGGAACTCTTTGAACATGGTCCCTAGGCCAAGTGACGTCTTCCAACCAACAGTACAGCCATCCTATCGCCCTGCACCCAAGTACAGAAACCATGGCACAATCATGAAAAACGATGCTCCTGCTAGAATAACCCCCATATCTACTCTAAATCCTTATCAGGGCCGCTGGGCTATCAAGGGTCGAGTAGCTGCCAAAGGAGAGATCCGCCGGTACCATAATGCAAAAGGTGATGGCAAAGTGTTCTCTTTTGACCTGCTTGATTCTGATGGTGGTGAGATTCGGGCTACATGTTTCAATACTCTTGTTGATCGCTTCTATGAAGTTGTGGAAGTTGGTAAGGTCTATGTGGTATCTAGAGGAAACTTGAAACCCGCAAGGAAGGACTACAACCATCTGAATAATGAGTGGGAGATTTTCTTGGAATTTCAGTCGACTATTGAACTTTGTCTTGATGAGAACAGTTCTATTCCTGCCCAGCGGTTTAGCTTCTCTTCTATTGATAAAATTGAAGATTCAGAGAACAATGCTATTGTTGATGTCATTGGTGTTGTTACATCTGTCAACCCTAGTACTACAATACAGAGGAAAAATGGTATGGAAGCTCAGAAAAGGACCATCACCCTGAAGGATATGTCTGGTCGAAGTGTTGAGCTTACCATGTGGGGTGACTTCTGCAACAGAGAAGGCTTGCAGCTGCAAGAAATGGTTGAATGCGGGGCGTTTCCTGTACTGGCTGTCAAAGCTGGAAAAGTCAATGATTACAGTGGGAAGTCTGTTGGCACAATTTCTTCATCTCAACTCCTCATAAACCCTGATCTTGCTGAGGCTCATTCTCTCAGGCAGTGGTTTGATTGTGGAGGAAGAGATGCTTCTACTCAGTCCATATCCAGGGATTTTACTCCTTCAGCATCAAGGAATGAGATCCGAAAGACAATAGCACAGATAAAGGATGATGGTCTTGGAATGGGGGACAAACCCGATTGGGTCACGGTGAAGGCTGCTGTTACATTCATCAAAACCGACCCCTTCTGCTACACAGCTTGCCCCAATGTGGTTGGAGACAGGCAATGTGGTAAAAAGGTGACAAAGTCTGATTCAGGCAACTGGCTATGTGACAAGTGCAATCAAGAGTTTCCAGAGTGTGATTACAGGTATCTCCTGCAGTTGAACATTCAAGATCACACGGGAACAACTTCTGCGACAGCATTTCAAGAGGCTGGACAGGAGCTACTTGGTTGCTCAGCACGAGAGCTCAACATGTTTAAAGAGAACGAAGATCCTCGCTACACAGCTGTCTTGATCCATTGCTTGTATCAGAATTATTTGTTGAGGCTAAAAGTGAAGGAAGAACAATACGGCGACGAGCGACGAGTGAAGAACACTGTGGCCAAGGTGGAGAGGGTGGATCCTTTGGCTGAGAGTAAATTTCTGCTTGATTCCATTTCAAGGTTTATAGTATGAGAGCTTTATTCTTACATCTATCAACTGCTGGTAAATGTGTTGCTCGCTTAGAAGTGGTAATTTGTATCTAACTCTCCCCACTCACACGCCCGGTGGTTTCTTTGGCGAATAGAATTTTTGTGTGTCTGCCAGATACCTGCAGCTTGGAGCTGTGTTCTTTCATAATTAACTGAACGCATGTAACTGTAGGTATGAAAGTTCTGTTTAACTCAGCTACTTTGTGGTTACTATTACTTTGGTTTAGTTTGATGTAATCAGACATTCCTATTGCTCCAACAGTGCGCATGAATCAACCATTTATGCGCCGGAGGAAACGTTGCCTTTTGCCAAAGCAATTTATTATAAAGCACAAATGAAACCAGAGACCTGTATTTACAAGGGAATTAGGAGTTCCCATTGTAATGCATCGCAAATACATGTGCTAGATTTACTCTCATTTTCCTCTTATTAGCTAGATTTACATGTGCTCTTAAATTAGGTCCTCCTGACACGTTCTTTAACTGGTCCTTGTGCCACAGAGACGTCTGCCCTTTACAAAGATAATATAGCAATATTTTCTGGACGGCTGATTTACACATGTTCCAGCACAGGAGAAAACGTGCATTGAGGGTGTAGAGAACAATACGATGGATAGCGTGGCTACACCAACTTTGTATAATATTTACCCATATATACCACATCGTCCAGAAGCGTACACCTAACTAACTAGTGCTTTCCTTTACCCTCCTCTATATCTGCATGACAAGGATCACAAAAAACCTGACCCTTTTCCCTGTAGAACCTTGCTGTCCTGCCCAGAGAACTTGACAGGGGCTGTGAAGCCACCCCCTTGCAACTGCAGCTCGTTTAGCTCCTTCACTCGCAACAAAATGGATGGTGGTATTGGTATGATGCAAGGGTTAATCTTCCGCGGACAGGCACCCTGTTAAGAAGAGTTGAAGGAACAATCAAACATCAGGAAGCAAATAAATGCAGGATAAACGATGGGAATAGAtaaataacaaaataaataacAGTGCTCATGTGCCTTGAAGAGGGACAAGTGATTACGTCTTTTTGTGCCGGAAGCTGTGTCTTGGTTGCTCTGATCAGGTTACGCCATTTGTCCTGAATAAACAGCAGGTTTCAATGTTTGATTGGAAAATGAAATCGCAGTAAGTTTCAGCTGTACAAGCAAACACACCTTGAGATCCACTGAAGTGCGGTAAGAATATGAGGCAAAAGACAGTTTTCTAATCTCAGACCACTTGCCAGCTCCGAACCGAGCCACACCATCAACCAGCTTCACGACCTCACACAATGTCCACGCTCGATGATGCTTCCGCGTTAAACCCCGCTTTATTTTAGGCTTGGCAACAGCACTGTAAACCTTTGCTTGTAGGTTTCGAACCCCTTTACTATCAACTGCTTCTATATGCCCTTTCTCAGAACTTACCTGACAGTGGGTTGAGAAGGAAAACCGAGTTAATACATGTACAGAACATGGTGGAGAAGGGAAAACAAGTTAATACATGTGCGGAACATGCAAACCTGCAACTGCTTCTACATTTCCATTTACTTGCTTAGCTTCTAAAGCTTGCATTTACTTGCGTCAATTTGTAAACATGAAAAAGGCATATGGCGTACCTTTAGTGGAACTTCAGGTGCTTTCCTCAGGTGGTTTCCCTTGTCACCATCCTTCGCTAATATCATCTCAACTGCTGTCTGAATCCCTTTAGGTTCAACTGAGGGTTCCTTATCCTGTTATAAAAGGTAGCGAGAACAAGTTTAGCAAGGAAATACAAGACAACCAAAAATGTCCAATAATGTATGTCCCAATTTACTACATCCATTTTAGTTTGGAGCATGGCACAGCAAGCCTTTCATACCAATCATGAATATCAAATGCCTACAACCACATCAAAAAATGCATACAGGGTTTTAAGGGTAATCAAAATGAGATAGGTTTTGGATGAAGAAAAGAACAAAAGATACCATATTGGAACTAGGGCTAGAATATTGAAAAGAAAGTTAGGGTATGTTTTTTTGTCTTATTGATGGGGCATGTTGAAAATTACAGAGCCGAATTAAACCAAAAAACTTTGTGCAAGTGATTATCATTCTGAGAAATAAAGCTGGCTAATGGTGCAGTATTAGCTGAAGGCACTTCAGTAAAAGAGATAAGGAATGGACATAATTCGACATCTGTCTTGTTTCATGATAATAATAAAGGACCATCAAATTGGCCAAAACTGTTAAAACAAATGATTCATACGTAGATTATTACCACAAATGAAATGAAGGCCTTCCTAGGGCGCCCCCTTCTCATCCTTGAAACGTAAGGAACATGTACACTAAATCCTCCAAGGGTATCCTTTCTAGTAGGATAGATTGTGCCCAGAGAATCAGCCTCATTGAAAGGTGC is from Miscanthus floridulus cultivar M001 chromosome 7, ASM1932011v1, whole genome shotgun sequence and encodes:
- the LOC136467826 gene encoding replication protein A 70 kDa DNA-binding subunit A-like isoform X1, which codes for MARAKLTPNAVAAAMAGDTNLKPVVQVVDLRSIAVTGGSRLRFRAIISDGVATGHALFASQLFDLARSGVVRRGSVVQLLDYIVNDVGSNWNRKAIVILNMEVLAAECEIIGNPALPPDSGDSNSMREDQFNGAPQNGSMAGSALNKVARPSDNAQVIQRSMAGNSLNMVPRPSDVFQPTVQPSYRPAPKYRNHGTIMKNDAPARITPISTLNPYQGRWAIKGRVAAKGEIRRYHNAKGDGKVFSFDLLDSDGGEIRATCFNTLVDRFYEVVEVGKVYVVSRGNLKPARKDYNHLNNEWEIFLEFQSTIELCLDENSSIPAQRFSFSSIDKIEDSENNAIVDVIGVVTSVNPSTTIQRKNGMEAQKRTITLKDMSGRSVELTMWGDFCNREGLQLQEMVECGAFPVLAVKAGKVNDYSGKSVGTISSSQLLINPDLAEAHSLRQWFDCGGRDASTQSISRDFTPSASRNEIRKTIAQIKDDGLGMGDKPDWVTVKAAVTFIKTDPFCYTACPNVVGDRQCGKKVTKSDSGNWLCDKCNQEFPECDYRYLLQLNIQDHTGTTSATAFQEAGQELLGCSARELNMFKENEDPRYTAVLIHCLYQNYLLRLKVKEEQYGDERRVKNTVAKVERVDPLAESKFLLDSISRFIV
- the LOC136467826 gene encoding replication protein A 70 kDa DNA-binding subunit A-like isoform X2; protein product: MASPRGTRSSPRSSSTSRAPASSAAARSCSFSTTSSTTSAPTGTESISPLRPARHKKLGPICSVPAIMCLLVPSGWAIVILNMEVLAAECEIIGNPALPPDSGDSNSMREDQFNGAPQNGSMAGSALNKVARPSDNAQVIQRSMAGNSLNMVPRPSDVFQPTVQPSYRPAPKYRNHGTIMKNDAPARITPISTLNPYQGRWAIKGRVAAKGEIRRYHNAKGDGKVFSFDLLDSDGGEIRATCFNTLVDRFYEVVEVGKVYVVSRGNLKPARKDYNHLNNEWEIFLEFQSTIELCLDENSSIPAQRFSFSSIDKIEDSENNAIVDVIGVVTSVNPSTTIQRKNGMEAQKRTITLKDMSGRSVELTMWGDFCNREGLQLQEMVECGAFPVLAVKAGKVNDYSGKSVGTISSSQLLINPDLAEAHSLRQWFDCGGRDASTQSISRDFTPSASRNEIRKTIAQIKDDGLGMGDKPDWVTVKAAVTFIKTDPFCYTACPNVVGDRQCGKKVTKSDSGNWLCDKCNQEFPECDYRYLLQLNIQDHTGTTSATAFQEAGQELLGCSARELNMFKENEDPRYTAVLIHCLYQNYLLRLKVKEEQYGDERRVKNTVAKVERVDPLAESKFLLDSISRFIV